A genomic segment from Micromonospora echinaurantiaca encodes:
- a CDS encoding DUF3892 domain-containing protein, whose protein sequence is MTTLLVPVALDVLVVREPGAASDWADTALTRPIPPASGRVQQDLLPEPFSARSTARPAGAHLHWGLPDGLTRGVADDTGATTFPPVPDRWLVVRLSGAATPGPRAVEAWLLPYAGAIEPVRVDRVLTGPTLPAPGPAPRSPLTALGHGDLGWAGYYDNVTHRFALHDELTGVTGPVAYLVVGWYTDPTRDPLHVTGETAYAERMEDLGWQVHEPDDEDGDEDQPVPDRSVYHAAAVSIGWPTPNWPGDGGLLGRETDYRPAPDQVALALGETLAEALAAVAAEPDDPSEAARMVEALLQGALADVTGADGPARLDASLHQSRFGSAPAAAGNEYIWQPATGSGGAAGGGSFVQVERTRPRVWHALEPTLVVTGGGRSPKHGADGRYSELGTLLCRLDGQTVRGFGVAGGDAGRGAAVLPPTPLAGLLPQYGVPAVATDLLVELASIDPGSAPDLALSTATQPSPVAAARAAWWASFDPGVGDPTSAPPGAVVEGQLPSPVGVTPPSRPWNPLLLEWSGSYLPSPRGAHDWPLGEVDFELPAAVTEPPAETGRTLRGRVMLSASAAALLDGTIDAQDAERDLLSGELVGIAEQLRRDATGLVVDAPNATDTAQPPQPPRAPDFVALRAGYLRVDRARLVDGFGRFVEVLGPEVATPAPVTHGATLAVPGHPDLAALRPRFTAPARVLLRFADATGALRDADAGISPVCGYLVPSLVDRTLEFFDDKGSGYGRLRPDPETVTAWEEDPGRPATLGAPPSRFLPNPLLGRFADRMLAADHALATARAGGHPAGGAQSALESLLRVLDTTRWTVDVTGRAGDEHLALLLGRPVAVVRAYLKVEVEDPRQPPENARTGVPVRLGTLSRSQDGLLAYCVGDDLDRLHIVDPAVALLAPGLPDESGAAGLPGADPITSPYVDTSGTFTVNPGVPVPLTLLMVPGSDVHVTAGLVPQKAVGLLREWTAPALSRLSPALRYGPVLRDLETTRLPLPQDVRGSWHWHRRNAPGEWTSDSVVPTTPDALLPNEPSVTSEGWLQVALVADTEYYDAAVPVRVSCVRTVNGTTVGLGGLNGDGSHFLIPVPEAIELIGSGRFAFFVQEPGTARVAIRVVRPRTGRPYLRTVADDASPNNLDSLPECNHVR, encoded by the coding sequence GTGACAACTCTCCTCGTCCCGGTCGCGCTCGACGTCCTGGTCGTCCGGGAACCCGGTGCCGCGTCCGACTGGGCGGACACCGCGCTGACCCGGCCCATCCCGCCGGCCAGCGGCCGGGTGCAGCAGGATCTGCTGCCCGAGCCGTTCAGCGCCCGGTCCACCGCCCGGCCGGCGGGCGCGCACCTGCACTGGGGGCTCCCCGACGGGCTGACCCGGGGCGTCGCCGACGACACCGGCGCCACCACCTTCCCGCCGGTGCCCGACCGGTGGCTGGTGGTGCGGCTCTCCGGCGCGGCGACGCCCGGTCCGCGCGCCGTGGAGGCGTGGCTGCTGCCGTACGCGGGCGCGATCGAGCCGGTGCGGGTGGACCGCGTGTTGACCGGCCCGACCCTGCCCGCGCCCGGCCCCGCGCCGCGTTCCCCGCTGACCGCGCTCGGCCACGGCGACCTGGGCTGGGCCGGCTACTACGACAACGTGACCCACCGGTTCGCGCTGCACGACGAGCTGACCGGGGTGACCGGGCCGGTGGCGTACCTGGTGGTGGGCTGGTACACCGACCCGACCCGGGACCCGCTGCACGTGACCGGCGAGACGGCGTACGCCGAGCGGATGGAGGACCTCGGCTGGCAGGTCCACGAGCCGGACGACGAGGACGGGGACGAGGACCAGCCGGTGCCTGACCGGTCGGTCTACCACGCGGCGGCGGTCTCCATCGGCTGGCCGACGCCGAACTGGCCCGGCGACGGCGGGCTGCTCGGCCGGGAGACCGACTACCGCCCGGCGCCGGACCAGGTGGCGCTGGCCCTGGGGGAGACCCTGGCCGAGGCGCTCGCGGCGGTCGCCGCCGAGCCGGACGACCCGAGCGAGGCGGCCCGGATGGTCGAGGCGCTGCTGCAGGGCGCGCTGGCCGACGTGACCGGCGCCGACGGTCCCGCCCGGCTGGACGCCTCGCTGCACCAGAGCCGGTTCGGCTCGGCTCCGGCGGCGGCCGGCAACGAGTACATCTGGCAGCCGGCGACCGGCTCCGGCGGGGCCGCCGGTGGCGGGTCGTTCGTGCAGGTGGAGCGGACCCGGCCACGGGTGTGGCACGCGCTGGAGCCGACGCTGGTGGTGACCGGCGGCGGGCGCAGCCCGAAGCACGGCGCGGACGGCCGCTACTCCGAGCTGGGCACCCTGCTGTGCCGGCTGGACGGGCAGACGGTACGCGGGTTCGGGGTCGCCGGCGGCGACGCCGGCCGGGGCGCCGCGGTGCTGCCGCCCACCCCGCTCGCCGGGCTGCTGCCGCAGTACGGCGTACCGGCGGTCGCCACCGACCTGCTCGTCGAGCTGGCCAGCATCGACCCGGGCTCCGCCCCCGACCTGGCCCTCTCCACCGCCACCCAGCCGTCCCCGGTGGCCGCCGCCCGGGCCGCCTGGTGGGCGTCGTTCGACCCGGGCGTGGGCGACCCGACGAGCGCGCCGCCCGGAGCCGTGGTGGAGGGACAGCTGCCCAGCCCGGTGGGGGTGACCCCGCCGAGCCGGCCGTGGAACCCGCTGCTGCTGGAGTGGTCGGGCAGCTACCTGCCGTCCCCGCGCGGGGCGCACGACTGGCCGCTGGGCGAGGTCGACTTCGAGCTGCCCGCCGCGGTGACCGAGCCGCCCGCCGAGACCGGCCGTACGCTGCGCGGGCGGGTGATGCTGTCCGCGTCGGCGGCCGCGCTGCTGGACGGCACGATCGACGCGCAGGACGCCGAGCGGGACCTGCTCTCCGGCGAGCTGGTGGGCATCGCCGAGCAGTTGCGCCGCGACGCCACCGGCCTGGTGGTGGACGCGCCGAACGCCACCGACACGGCACAGCCGCCGCAGCCGCCGCGGGCGCCGGACTTCGTCGCCCTCCGGGCCGGGTACCTGCGGGTGGACCGGGCCCGTCTGGTGGACGGCTTCGGCCGGTTCGTGGAGGTGCTCGGCCCGGAGGTGGCGACGCCGGCGCCGGTGACCCACGGGGCGACGCTGGCCGTGCCGGGGCATCCGGACCTGGCCGCGTTGCGGCCCCGGTTCACAGCGCCGGCCCGGGTGCTGCTGCGCTTCGCCGACGCCACCGGCGCGCTCCGCGACGCCGACGCCGGGATCAGCCCGGTCTGCGGGTACCTGGTGCCGTCGCTGGTGGACCGGACGCTGGAGTTCTTCGACGACAAGGGCAGCGGCTACGGACGGCTGCGGCCGGATCCGGAGACGGTGACCGCCTGGGAGGAGGACCCGGGCCGGCCGGCGACGCTCGGCGCGCCACCCAGCCGGTTCCTGCCGAACCCGCTGCTCGGGCGGTTCGCCGACCGGATGCTGGCCGCCGACCACGCGCTGGCCACCGCCCGCGCCGGGGGTCATCCGGCCGGCGGGGCGCAGAGCGCGCTGGAGTCGTTGCTGCGGGTGCTGGACACCACCCGCTGGACGGTCGACGTCACCGGCCGGGCCGGCGACGAGCACCTGGCCCTGCTGCTCGGCCGGCCGGTCGCGGTGGTGCGGGCGTACCTGAAGGTGGAGGTGGAGGACCCGCGGCAGCCTCCGGAGAACGCGCGGACCGGCGTACCGGTGCGGTTGGGCACGCTGTCCCGGTCGCAGGACGGGCTGCTGGCGTACTGCGTGGGCGACGACCTGGACCGGCTGCACATCGTGGACCCGGCGGTGGCGCTGCTCGCCCCGGGCCTGCCGGACGAGAGCGGGGCGGCCGGGTTGCCGGGCGCCGACCCGATCACCTCGCCGTACGTGGACACCTCCGGGACCTTCACGGTGAACCCCGGGGTGCCGGTGCCGCTGACCCTGCTGATGGTGCCCGGCTCGGACGTGCACGTCACCGCCGGGTTGGTGCCGCAGAAGGCGGTGGGGCTGCTGCGGGAGTGGACCGCGCCGGCGCTGTCCCGGCTGTCCCCGGCGCTGCGCTACGGCCCGGTGCTGCGGGACCTGGAGACGACCCGGCTTCCGCTGCCGCAGGACGTGCGCGGCTCGTGGCACTGGCACCGGCGGAACGCGCCGGGGGAGTGGACCAGCGACTCGGTGGTGCCGACCACCCCGGACGCCTTGCTGCCCAACGAGCCGTCGGTGACCAGCGAGGGCTGGTTGCAGGTGGCGCTGGTCGCCGACACCGAGTACTACGACGCGGCGGTGCCGGTGCGGGTGAGCTGCGTGCGGACGGTGAACGGCACGACCGTCGGGCTGGGCGGGCTGAACGGCGACGGCAGCCACTTCCTGATCCCGGTGCCGGAGGCGATCGAGCTGATCGGCAGCGGCCGGTTCGCGTTCTTCGTGCAGGAGCCGGGCACGGCGCGGGTCGCCATCCGGGTGGTCCGGCCCCGAACGGGCCGGCCGTACCTGCGCACGGTGGCCGACGACGCCTCGCCGAACAACCTGGACAGCCTGCCGGAGTGCAACCACGTGCGGTGA